DNA sequence from the Malus domestica chromosome 06, GDT2T_hap1 genome:
ataaattataaagtattagaacatattgaaaacatggagaacaaacatataatgagtgttcatccaagtattcaacaagtttcttacattttattgaaaaattaaaatgcaaaatgaaagttatcgattttatgtctaagtgagagtcgcAGCCTACGCGAGTGCCTATACGGATTTAGGCGGGCTAGGCATGTGCCTAGGTGGGTCTAGgtgcattttcttaattttcaaatgcttagAAACTAATCGGGGTAGTGACCCAGCGCCTAGGCGGAGATTTTTATAACAGTGGTTTTCGTTAGATACtctttatattcaattttaaattttaaatgactgaccgcacgatgtacgatgaacggacgtGATTAATTAATCCTccggatccccacaaagaggatacggcgaggatccttttccgggTAAAAGGGCAAGAGTATAGGAAACTGTAAGCAGTTGCCGTCAGTTTTAAAACTCCCAACTTTGAATCATATTTGCTATTCCATTGTTAAAAGAGCTAAAAATGTCCATTTTCTTCAATAATTTTTATTAGGAGGAAAATTAACTCCTCTCataatcacgtcaacattttatattgattttttttatagagacaataagacaaaaaataatatgtgAGAGAAGGGGATGGAATGGGATGAGATTAAGAATCCTACCATTGGATGACATGTGGTTGAGGGTTCCACATCAGGATATGTTaatgcatgttttttttttttctttcaaaagagGGACACTTGGTGGGAACCACAATTATTCACTCTTTCTGGGTCTAGAGGAGACTAGTTGAGAATTACACCTTATATGTGGTCACGATTAAACAGATTCACAGTTTACAAGTATTGACTTGTCGTGGTTGTTAATGCACGCCTTTAAGGTGGTAATCAATTCAATAACCACTTGTACATGTCATCAAAATGGAAGATAAAATGACGTGCACGTAAACTAAAATATACATAGACTAACTAAATATCTTTTACAGGCCCATACTCTAAAACATGGAAATGTGGAAAATGTTTGATTTCTTATATTCGAAGTCACAAGACGATGTAACAATTAAAACATTCATATCATGAGGATTGAAGCGTACACTAAtcagttttctttttaaaaaattcatatttttctcttgttaattttgaaGACTTTTTTAACTTTCAATTTCATGTAATTATGTATTATCTCGCTTATATTTCTTGTGATGGGCGAGAGATATAGTTTTCTATACAGTCAATTACTCGTtgaaatttaaacataaaagtaattggcaatatggaCTATGAAGATTAGTCTAATTATTTATAAGTAGTAAACATGCCCCAAACCCTGCAACTTAAGTTGTAAGCTCTAATAACGTGTTGACGTATCATGCATGTGAAGAGGCAGACGAAATCAAAGCTTTGATATCACGTAGACAACCAATAAGCCTTAAAAACTTAAATTgttaaaaaatagtaaaatacaCTAATTTATATCTTACTAACACTCCcataataaaaatgaaactttaacgaaaagctctcggtactgCTCATTTTAAcgaaaccacatttttacactaaaaaattaatcatggtactatttactttactcttcattttatccttatcgttaaaactcaaattttttaagttattttcattagttttcgaCACATAAAATTACGAATTTACGAATTTATCATAATATTAAAGATGAGATCAATGTAACCAAAACAAGTGGAAATTTATTGTCAAAAAAATTACTACATATAAATGATGGAACCAAATTGGACATGATAATACTTCCCCAATATTGGTAACTAaacataataaataaatgttaaacCCCATTTTCTACCAACttaaatataataattaattaacgaCTAATTAATCACAATCTGAAGCTTCTAATTCCATGAGCAGTAATAGTAGAAgtgcttcttccttctcctaattcttcctccctcttcctcTTTGGCAGAGACAGGGAAGATAAGGTTTTGGCCGACATCACCTTCTTCACAAGCAGTTTCCACCTGGCATCGTCCGTCTTCTTCTCTTGCTGCATTTTCAACTTGAATTGCCTGTCACATTCCGAAAACGACATCGTGTTAACCAATATCAATGCTAGTTGCTAAATGGTTAGATACACACCATCCATGATATTTTATGTAGGTAGGACCGTAGGAGTGACAAGTTGAATAAAatcaaaacccttttttttttttttaatttgcaagtTGTAAGAGTTAGGAATTAGGATTGGGATGAAAGACCTCTTCTTTATTAGAAGACGACACATATTCTAACATTTAACTACGGGAAGAACTCGAACTTGTGTGCAACGAGGCGAGCACGCTATTCTGCTTAACCGACGTAGATTTAACTGACTTAATCTACGTCGGCCGATGGAATGCTTTCACCTTCTATATTTTATGCACTAAAATTAAGACAAGTGATTGGATGGAAGGGTCGTGGAACATGTTTACCTTCGTTTGTCCCATCCCATACGTGATGGAATctattttatttggttttattAGCCAGCTTCTGTCTCcttcatccttaataaacaatgATATGCACAAGCTGTCGTTCTAGTACATGACTCACGTGCATACCTAAACTATTAAAGGCCGGCCAACAAACAAGCTCAGATAAGAAGAAATGTTCTCTTATCAAATTGTCTAGCAACATAAGATCCTAGATTCTAAATCTCTACAATTTATCAAttcaatttatattttgtatgaAAGTACTATTCATATTCACCGTATGTCAAGATACCATTACTCGCTATATAACCCTAACAAACCGGGATGCCGGACCAAAATTAAATTGGTGCTAGGATGGGTTGGCACGAATTTGGATTTTCTCCGGATCAAAGCCTAAGGACTAGGAAATCTGGCCCTTGGTTTGTGTGAGTGGGCCAAAGAAATGAGTTAATGAGGACCGTCGTATTCAATTTGAGTGGTAAGGATTGCCTGGTTCTTAGGCTCCGAACAATGAGATCTGAAGAGGATTTCTGTCCGGTTGGCATGATCAATTGGGTTCCACCACCCCTTCCAAAGATGCCTCGTTGGAAGTAGGTTTCAATGATGCATAGGCTAGTCTATTCTTTCACCGTCCTACATTTTATGAGATTCCAAACCAGAAATGGCCAACTAAAGTGAGAGTTTCTAATTGCAAATTAAAGAAAACCAATTACTTTAGCTGATAAAATCTTTTGGCATCCTACCAACAACTACTTTTTCTCTTAATTATTCATTAACCAACTATGAGGATTCCATAAGCTACCATTAGAATGACTAACTAAGATTAGAATTTAATGATGGCTTTTAAATATATGTTTACCTGCAAAGAGGGACTCTGCAAGAATCAGGTTCTTCGCACATTGAAGAGTGAAGCTTAAGAAGCTGCCACATGCGCTTGCAACGTAAGCACCCTCCATTCACCCTCCTCTTACACGTGGCAAAGTGCTGGATCAACATCTGGAGGCCTTGACACGTGGAGAACTTGCTGCATGGGCCCCTCTTGTGACCTGGCTCCATGTCGTAGGGCCCAACACTAGTGCAACCTTCCTTGCATATGTGCTCCAAGCACTCCATTGCCTCACTCAGCTGGAGATACAACCTCTGCTCCTCTCTATGCCTCCTtgtcctcttcttcctctgcttAATCACAATATTAACTTTGATTAATACAATAACAAATTGGGTTTAAACAATTAACACAAATGATAAATTTCTACAATGACAATGTTAATTAAACTGATTATCAATAGTTACGTCAGTTTTATATGCATCAGCAATTGACAATAATTGATCAATTTGAAACCAGTTCTAAAATGAACGAGGACCCTTTACACGAAAAtgattttgagtttcaaaagtaCTTGAAGTGCTTTGTGCATctaaaaaatgtgttttttctTGATTCATTTGTCATTTTACTAAGAAATCGTTACAAAAACATTTTCAGCTATTTTAAAAGTCATTCTAAACGAGATATAtgagaaatattatactaatttttcttgtcttttACGAAACGAAACGAAGAAATATGAAGGTAGCGTACCGATTCAATTTCGTCGATGAATTGCATGATGTGGAGTTCGAGCCAAGGGTCGTGAGCTTGCAAGAATTTCCATCCTTCAGTTGTCTCAACAACCTTGAAGTGATTAGCGACCAACTTCATGCATTTGAGGTAGAGATCCGCTGCATCGCACATCTTCGCCAGTTGCAGCACGTCCACCACGTTTTCGATGGTCAAACGTTGACCAAGCTCCTTCGTGCATCTGTTCTTCAGCTGCGGGACCAAGTACACGTGGGACAGCGCCAGCAGATGGATCCCGTACTTCTCCATGTTCTCTTCTGTGCACCTGCACCAGGGGCACTTTCGTCAGTTCAAACATGCCAGGTGTAATTTAAAGGGAATTAATTATGAAGACAGGCCTCTTGTTTAGATgtcatttccatttttttctatttGTGCGATCACAGgtaagtcacgttaatattttatatttttattattttttatcttgttat
Encoded proteins:
- the LOC103437639 gene encoding BTB/POZ and TAZ domain-containing protein 1; the encoded protein is MFQFHSHLSFSIKSGRPSNLFIHPHTNKAADSQKADSFFTHSLSLSLSMEANPTATSGTSVDLYGLSGTKYLPEPDVDILTCDAIRIPVHSCILASVSPVLENIIDRPRKHRSSERVIPILGVPYDAVLAFVRFLYSSRCTEENMEKYGIHLLALSHVYLVPQLKNRCTKELGQRLTIENVVDVLQLAKMCDAADLYLKCMKLVANHFKVVETTEGWKFLQAHDPWLELHIMQFIDEIESRKKRTRRHREEQRLYLQLSEAMECLEHICKEGCTSVGPYDMEPGHKRGPCSKFSTCQGLQMLIQHFATCKRRVNGGCLRCKRMWQLLKLHSSMCEEPDSCRVPLCRQFKLKMQQEKKTDDARWKLLVKKVMSAKTLSSLSLPKRKREEELGEGRSTSTITAHGIRSFRL